From Cryptosporangium minutisporangium:
AAGCAGCAGGCGCTGGCCGGCATGATCGCCGGCGGTATCGGCGCTGGTCTGGGCCTGCTCCTGATGATTCTCGGCATCGTGGGTCTGGCTGCCCTGAACGGCTGATCCGCGCATCGACGTCGCCCGGCACCCCTCAGGGTGCCGGGCGACGTCGTGTTTCCGGCCGGAGAAGCCTGCTCGGGATGCCCGAACCCGCTGGCGGGATGTGGCAGGTTGGTGGTAAGCGAGGTAATGTTGCGAGCGGTGCCTACCTGCGGTCGCAAGTCGTGGGTGTGAACCTGGACAGGAACGTCGGGTGGTCGGTTCTCCGGTCTCCGGAGGACAGGGACGCAACCGGCGGTAACACGCACTACCGAGGCCCGGCAAGGGGGCTCTGGTAGTCGTTTTGACCTGTGGTCAGGCCGTAGGTAGTCTTGGTTTTCGTGCCTGGGTACTGCCCGGGCATGCTCGCACGCCTTGCAAGAGGTGTGCGGCCTCCCCTGGAGTCTGTTCGCAGACTCTTGCCCTGCGGGCAGCGCGACACGCCCGACCGCGGGGGTCGGAGGAGCCGGACATCTGGCTCAACACGAGGACAATTAGTCGAGAAGAAAGCGGAGACCCGGTGCCCACGATCCAGCAGTTGGTCCGCAAGGGCCGGCAGGACAAGGTCGAGAAGACCAAGACTCCTGCGCTCAAGGGCAGCCCGCAGCGCCGTGGCGTGTGCACGCGCGTCTACACCACCACGCCCAAGAAGCCGAACTCGGCTCTGCGGAAGGTGGCGCGTGTCAAGTTGAGCAGTGGCGTCGAGGTCACCGCATACATCCCGGGCGTTGGTCACAACCTCCAGGAGCACTCGATCGTGCTGGTCCGTGGCGGTCGTGTGAAGGACCTGCCCGGCGTTCGCTACAAGATCATTCGCGGCTCGCTGGACACCCAGGGTGTCCGTAACCGCAAGCAGGCCCGCAGCCGGTACGGCGCGAAGAAGGAGAAGAGCTGATATGCCCCGCAAGGGTCCCGCTCCGAAGCACGCGGTGGTCATCGACCCCGTGTACAACTCGCCGCTCGTCACCCAGCTGATCAACAAGGTCCTGATGAGTGGCAAGCGGTCCGTGGCGGAGCGCATCGTTTACGGGGCTCTCGAGGGTGCCCGCGAGAAGACCGGCAACGACCCGGTCGTCACGCTGAAGCGCGCGCTCGACAACGTGAAGCCGGCCCTCGAGGTGCGCAGCCGCCGTGTCGGTGGCGCCACCTACCAGGTTCCGGTCGAGGTTCGGCCCGGTCGCAGCACCACGCTCGCGCTCCGTTGGCTGATCCAGTACAGCCGGGCTCGTCGTGAGAAGACGATGACCGAGCGCCTGATGAACGAACTTCTGGACGCGAGCAACGGTCTCGGCGCGAGTGTCAAGCGGCGCGAGGACACGCACAAGATGGCCGAGTCCAACAAGGCCTTCGCGCACTACCGCTGGTAATCCGCGTCCCGCACTCGAAGCTGAAAGGCAAGATTGATGGCTGGCAACAACGCCGCCCTGGCCAAGGTCCGCAACATCGGGATCATGGCCCACATCGACGCGGGCAAGACGACGACGACCGAGCGGATCCTCTTCTACACCGGTATCAACTACAAGATCGGTGAAGTCCACGATGGCGCAGCCACCATGGACTGGATGGAGCAGGAGCAGGAGCGCGGCATCACGATCACGTCGGCCGCGACGACTTGCTACTGGCACGACCACCGCATCAACATCATCGACACCCCGGGCCACGTCGACTTCACCGTCGAGGTG
This genomic window contains:
- the rpsG gene encoding 30S ribosomal protein S7, with translation MPRKGPAPKHAVVIDPVYNSPLVTQLINKVLMSGKRSVAERIVYGALEGAREKTGNDPVVTLKRALDNVKPALEVRSRRVGGATYQVPVEVRPGRSTTLALRWLIQYSRARREKTMTERLMNELLDASNGLGASVKRREDTHKMAESNKAFAHYRW
- the rpsL gene encoding 30S ribosomal protein S12, translated to MPTIQQLVRKGRQDKVEKTKTPALKGSPQRRGVCTRVYTTTPKKPNSALRKVARVKLSSGVEVTAYIPGVGHNLQEHSIVLVRGGRVKDLPGVRYKIIRGSLDTQGVRNRKQARSRYGAKKEKS